One Fontisphaera persica DNA window includes the following coding sequences:
- a CDS encoding glycosyltransferase, whose translation MAGETTTAANAITRARIRVDGKFLRAGAEKFYLKGVTYGPFAPGPDGSHFPGQVQAARDFELIRALGANTLRVYHPPPRWLADLAQEFGLRLLVDIPWSHHVCFLDSPQRLQEARDAVQQAVAGLAGHPAILAYSVANEIPTDIVRWQGQRRVAEFLEELVEVAKAADPGCLCTFTNFPPTEYLRPRNIDFVCFNVYLHQRRALDNYLARLQMMADQKPLVLGEFGVDSLREGEERKCEMLTWQIETAFRNGLAGAVVFSFTDDWWRAGQPVEDWAMGLTTRDRQPKPSYAAVQAAFQQAPYFPLPQTPRVSVVVASYNGARTLKACLDSLQNLNYPDYEVILVDDGSTDTTPHLAAQYPSVIYIRQSNQGLSAARNTGIAAARGDIVAFTDSDCRADEDWLYYLVGDMLRGQFAGMGGHNFLPPEDSLVAAAVMASPGGPAHVMLTDRIAEHIPGCNMAFWKWALDAVGWFDPVFRKAGDDVDICWRLQQQGLLIGFSPAGFVWHYRRSTVEAYLRQQQGYGEAEALLIRKHPEYFNALGGSLWAGRIYTSAKLGVLAKREIVYHGIFGTGQFQTLYTPRPAFTLMLLTSFEYHVVVTLPLLILSVPFHFLLPVAATSLLATLGICIAAAWQAELPPQRQVWWSRPLVALLYLLQPIVRGWARYRQRLTYRPTPVNALEKLDSMALRDSGEPLEQAAYWAEHWVDRVEFLREILRRLEKEGWQHKPDNGWSEYDVEIYGSRWSRVQLTTVAELFPGGRQLFRCRLHSLWSLPARVAFGAAAAFEMLVIGFSSPYFPWIWLLLLTLPALGWFFAQEQRNLQCLVHAFLDDVARQLGMIKLKASTGQPWQPPAQAVPPKAPTATSPAP comes from the coding sequence CGCGGGCGCCGAGAAGTTTTACCTCAAGGGCGTGACGTATGGGCCGTTTGCCCCGGGGCCTGATGGCAGCCATTTCCCCGGCCAGGTCCAGGCGGCGCGGGATTTCGAGTTGATTCGCGCCCTGGGGGCCAACACCCTCCGCGTTTATCATCCGCCCCCGCGCTGGCTGGCGGATTTGGCGCAGGAATTTGGGTTGCGCCTGTTGGTGGACATCCCGTGGAGTCATCATGTTTGTTTTCTGGATTCTCCCCAGCGCCTGCAAGAGGCGCGCGACGCCGTGCAGCAGGCCGTGGCCGGGCTGGCGGGGCATCCGGCCATACTGGCCTACAGTGTGGCCAATGAAATCCCCACGGATATTGTGCGCTGGCAGGGCCAGCGGCGGGTGGCGGAGTTTTTGGAGGAGCTGGTGGAGGTGGCCAAAGCCGCGGACCCCGGCTGTCTGTGCACCTTCACCAACTTCCCGCCCACGGAGTACCTGCGGCCGCGCAACATTGATTTTGTCTGCTTCAATGTGTATCTGCACCAGCGCCGGGCGCTGGACAATTACCTGGCCCGGCTCCAGATGATGGCGGACCAGAAACCGCTGGTCCTGGGCGAGTTTGGGGTGGATTCCCTGCGCGAAGGAGAAGAGCGCAAATGTGAGATGCTCACGTGGCAGATTGAGACAGCCTTTCGCAATGGTCTGGCCGGGGCGGTGGTGTTCAGTTTCACCGATGACTGGTGGCGGGCGGGGCAGCCGGTGGAGGATTGGGCCATGGGTCTGACCACGCGGGACCGCCAGCCCAAACCGTCGTATGCCGCCGTGCAGGCGGCCTTCCAGCAGGCGCCTTATTTTCCGTTGCCGCAAACGCCCAGGGTGTCGGTGGTGGTGGCCAGTTACAACGGGGCGCGCACCCTCAAGGCCTGCCTGGACTCGCTGCAGAACCTGAACTACCCCGACTATGAGGTGATTCTGGTGGACGACGGCTCCACGGACACCACGCCGCACCTGGCGGCGCAATACCCTTCGGTAATCTACATCCGGCAGTCCAATCAGGGATTGAGCGCGGCGCGCAATACGGGCATCGCCGCGGCCCGGGGGGACATTGTGGCCTTTACCGATTCCGACTGCCGGGCCGATGAAGACTGGCTTTACTACCTGGTGGGCGATATGTTGCGGGGGCAGTTTGCCGGCATGGGCGGGCATAACTTCCTGCCGCCGGAAGATTCGCTGGTGGCCGCGGCGGTAATGGCATCGCCGGGCGGGCCGGCGCATGTGATGCTCACCGACCGCATTGCCGAGCACATCCCCGGCTGCAACATGGCCTTCTGGAAGTGGGCGCTGGACGCGGTGGGGTGGTTTGACCCGGTCTTCCGCAAGGCCGGCGACGATGTGGACATCTGCTGGCGTTTGCAGCAGCAGGGATTGCTGATTGGATTCAGTCCCGCCGGCTTTGTCTGGCATTACCGGCGCTCCACAGTGGAGGCCTACCTGCGGCAACAGCAGGGTTACGGAGAGGCCGAGGCGCTGCTCATCCGCAAACACCCGGAATATTTCAACGCGCTGGGCGGGAGCCTTTGGGCCGGCCGCATCTATACCAGCGCCAAGCTGGGCGTGCTGGCCAAGCGCGAGATTGTCTATCACGGCATCTTTGGCACGGGCCAGTTTCAAACCCTCTACACGCCGCGGCCGGCCTTCACCCTGATGCTGCTGACGAGTTTTGAATACCATGTGGTGGTGACGCTGCCACTGTTGATTTTGTCCGTGCCGTTCCATTTTCTGCTGCCGGTGGCGGCCACCTCGCTGCTGGCCACGCTGGGGATTTGCATCGCCGCCGCCTGGCAGGCGGAGCTTCCGCCGCAACGCCAGGTCTGGTGGTCCCGGCCGCTGGTGGCATTGTTGTATTTGCTCCAGCCCATCGTCCGCGGCTGGGCGCGCTACCGCCAGCGCCTGACCTACCGGCCCACCCCGGTCAACGCCCTGGAAAAACTGGATTCCATGGCCCTGCGCGACAGCGGCGAGCCGCTGGAGCAAGCCGCCTACTGGGCCGAGCACTGGGTGGACCGGGTGGAGTTTTTGCGGGAAATTCTGCGCCGCCTGGAAAAGGAGGGGTGGCAGCACAAGCCAGACAACGGCTGGAGCGAATACGACGTGGAAATCTACGGCAGCCGGTGGAGCCGCGTTCAGCTTACCACGGTGGCCGAGCTGTTTCCCGGCGGGCGCCAGCTTTTCCGCTGCCGGCTGCACAGCCTGTGGTCTCTGCCCGCGCGCGTGGCGTTTGGGGCTGCGGCGGCATTTGAAATGCTGGTCATTGGTTTTTCCAGCCCGTATTTCCCTTGGATATGGCTCTTGCTGCTCACCCTGCCGGCGCTGGGCTGGTTTTTTGCGCAAGAGCAACGCAACTTGCAATGTCTGGTGCACGCCTTTTTGGACGATGTGGCGCGGCAACTGGGCATGATTAAATTGAAAGCGTCCACCGGCCAGCCGTGGCAGCCGCCTGCCCAAGCCGTGCCGCCCAAGGCGCCCACCGCCACCTCTCCGGCTCCATGA
- a CDS encoding thymidylate synthase, which yields MKQYLDLLRLVLEKGKFRPDRTGVGTYAVFGAQARFDLREGFPLLTTKKLHVKSIIYELLWFLRGDTNVRWLQERGVTIWDEWAGPDGSLGRIYGAQWCDWRRPDGTSVNQINEVIEEIRTRPNSRRLIVSAWNPGELDQMALPPCHALFQFFVMDGELSCQMYQRSADLFLGVPFNIASYALLTMMVAQVTGLKPGEFIHTFGDLHLYANHLEQARLQLTREPRPLPRMRLNPEVKNIHDFKYEDFVLEGYDPHPPIKAPIAV from the coding sequence ATGAAGCAATACCTTGATTTGTTGCGCCTGGTTTTGGAAAAAGGCAAGTTTCGCCCGGACCGCACGGGTGTGGGCACTTATGCGGTGTTTGGCGCGCAGGCGCGGTTTGATTTGCGGGAAGGATTCCCCCTGCTCACCACCAAGAAGCTCCACGTCAAATCCATCATCTACGAGCTGCTCTGGTTTTTGCGGGGCGACACCAATGTGCGGTGGCTGCAGGAGCGCGGCGTCACCATCTGGGACGAATGGGCCGGGCCGGACGGGAGCCTGGGGCGGATTTACGGCGCGCAATGGTGCGACTGGCGCCGTCCCGACGGCACCTCCGTCAACCAGATTAATGAGGTGATTGAGGAAATCCGCACCCGTCCCAACAGCCGCCGTCTCATCGTGTCGGCCTGGAATCCGGGGGAGCTGGACCAAATGGCGCTGCCCCCCTGTCACGCGCTGTTTCAATTTTTCGTGATGGACGGCGAGTTGAGCTGCCAGATGTACCAGCGCAGCGCCGACCTGTTTCTGGGCGTGCCGTTCAATATCGCCTCCTACGCGCTGCTGACGATGATGGTGGCTCAGGTAACTGGCCTGAAACCGGGCGAGTTTATTCATACCTTTGGCGACCTTCATCTCTATGCCAACCACCTGGAACAGGCCCGGTTGCAATTGACCCGCGAGCCGCGCCCCCTGCCCCGGATGCGGCTCAATCCGGAGGTGAAAAACATCCACGACTTCAAGTACGAGGATTTTGTGCTGGAAGGTTACGATCCGCATCCGCCGATCAAGGCGCCCATCGCGGTGTAG
- a CDS encoding helix-turn-helix transcriptional regulator, producing the protein MAAKGHLLLHQILVVPAGEWNFPPAPWVVLRLEQGLAYWISPAAPMELAPGDVLVASNQLQGVLRASQISEATVVYYTVNPDLLGGFLTLAERHLLQSLQSRTSGLPLHLPSRHGLAVEFARICEATSEITPLVQRCRLLHLFAATLQQHLGQLPAYTANGQAEKRFHELMASLSEPELLRYTPRELAARCGCSPRHFARLFHAHFGCSVREKLTELRLRKARELLLLSHTTVAGVAVATGFRHLGLFNAVFKKHFGETPRRWRELHRQTEGAL; encoded by the coding sequence ATGGCGGCCAAAGGGCATTTACTGCTTCACCAGATTCTGGTAGTCCCAGCCGGCGAGTGGAATTTCCCCCCTGCGCCGTGGGTGGTGTTGCGCCTGGAACAAGGGTTGGCCTACTGGATTTCGCCCGCGGCCCCAATGGAGCTGGCGCCGGGGGATGTGCTGGTGGCCAGCAACCAGTTGCAAGGCGTGTTGCGGGCCAGCCAGATTTCCGAGGCCACCGTGGTTTATTACACGGTCAACCCGGACCTTCTGGGCGGTTTCCTCACCCTTGCCGAGCGGCATTTGCTGCAATCCCTCCAAAGCCGTACCTCCGGCCTGCCCCTTCACCTGCCGTCCCGCCACGGGCTGGCGGTGGAGTTTGCGCGGATTTGCGAGGCCACGTCCGAGATTACCCCGTTGGTGCAGCGCTGCCGGCTGCTGCATCTGTTTGCCGCCACGTTGCAACAACATCTGGGGCAGCTCCCGGCCTATACCGCCAACGGCCAGGCCGAAAAGCGTTTCCACGAGTTAATGGCCAGCCTCTCTGAACCTGAGCTGCTGCGTTATACGCCCCGCGAGCTGGCTGCTCGCTGCGGCTGCAGCCCCCGCCACTTTGCGCGGCTTTTTCATGCGCACTTTGGCTGCTCGGTGCGGGAAAAACTTACCGAATTGCGCCTCCGCAAAGCCCGCGAGCTGCTCCTGCTCAGCCACACCACAGTGGCGGGCGTGGCGGTGGCCACCGGCTTCCGGCATCTGGGACTCTTTAACGCCGTGTTCAAAAAGCACTTTGGCGAAACGCCGCGCCGCTGGCGCGAGCTGCACCGCCAAACTGAAGGAGCGTTATAG
- a CDS encoding glycosyltransferase family 4 protein: MISRLRRLKLAAHMPTTASSTTAQRPWRIAHSECSLGWGGQEHRVLAELAGFARRGAQVWLLAPPESCLYQRAQAAGIEVVPLRLSRMGFVWHAIQWARWLKQHQVQVLNPHSSRDGWLLGVAGRLARVPFIVRTRHIDVDYPHAWLSRHAFTTLADHVLTTSEKIAAHFRELFHLPADRVTTIPTGIDVQRFSPQGSKAQLIPAPAQAPRVGMVSVLRSWKGHATFLQAARQLVDARFPARYVIVGEGPIRYQIEAQIAELQLQEQVTLTGHREDVPEVLRGLDVLVIASTRHEGVPQIGLQALACQTPVVGSNVGGIPEIIRPGETGRLFPAGNAAALAQAIRDTLAQVEETRAMTQRGRAMVVERHSLDHMLDQLEQLYQRHLPA, translated from the coding sequence TTGATTTCGCGCCTGCGGCGGCTAAAACTGGCGGCGCACATGCCGACGACGGCGTCATCCACAACTGCACAACGCCCCTGGCGCATCGCGCATTCCGAATGCTCGCTGGGCTGGGGCGGGCAGGAGCATCGCGTGCTGGCGGAGCTGGCCGGTTTCGCCCGCCGCGGCGCGCAGGTGTGGCTGCTGGCTCCGCCGGAAAGCTGCCTCTACCAGCGGGCGCAGGCGGCGGGGATTGAAGTTGTGCCCTTACGTCTCTCGCGGATGGGCTTTGTCTGGCACGCCATTCAATGGGCGCGCTGGCTTAAGCAACACCAGGTGCAGGTGCTCAACCCCCACAGCTCCCGCGACGGCTGGCTGTTGGGCGTCGCCGGACGGCTGGCGCGGGTCCCTTTCATTGTTCGCACCCGCCATATTGACGTGGACTATCCGCACGCATGGCTGAGCCGCCATGCGTTCACCACGCTGGCGGATCACGTGCTGACCACCAGCGAAAAAATCGCGGCGCATTTTCGCGAATTATTCCACCTGCCCGCGGATCGCGTCACCACCATCCCCACCGGCATTGACGTGCAACGGTTTTCGCCGCAGGGGTCCAAAGCGCAGTTAATCCCGGCGCCGGCCCAGGCCCCACGGGTGGGCATGGTCTCCGTGCTGCGCTCCTGGAAAGGACACGCCACTTTCCTGCAAGCAGCCCGCCAACTGGTGGACGCCCGTTTCCCGGCTCGCTATGTCATTGTGGGCGAAGGACCCATCCGATACCAAATCGAGGCGCAAATCGCCGAGTTACAATTGCAGGAGCAGGTGACGCTGACGGGCCATCGCGAAGACGTGCCGGAAGTCCTGCGGGGGCTGGACGTATTGGTCATCGCCTCCACGCGCCATGAAGGCGTGCCCCAAATCGGTCTGCAAGCGCTGGCCTGTCAAACGCCGGTGGTGGGCAGCAACGTGGGAGGCATCCCGGAAATCATCCGGCCGGGGGAGACCGGCCGCCTCTTTCCCGCCGGCAATGCGGCCGCCCTGGCGCAAGCCATACGCGACACCCTGGCCCAGGTGGAGGAAACCCGCGCCATGACTCAACGCGGCCGGGCCATGGTGGTGGAGCGCCATAGTTTGGACCACATGCTCGACCAGTTGGAACAGCTTTATCAACGGCATTTGCCCGCATGA
- a CDS encoding glycosyltransferase family 4 protein — protein MKLALIRRHFAATGGAELYTQRLCEALVREGHEVHLFAETWPAALAEKGGAGFHSVPVSGRRAQRPWRFAQAVQAELSRHSFDCVFSLERTLGQDVYRAGDGLHRVWLERRRAAAPWWKKWWVGRGGFHRCMLRLEAQVFHPGHTGQVIVNSEMVRQEILAHFPFPAERIHLVRNGVEVERFQKGNRALFRQRWHIAPEAFVLLFAGSGWERKGLPWVLEAFGRVRRSDWQLVVAGKGRIPWLRPAQVIFTGPLADMENAYAAADVLVLPPLYEPSANVVYEALAAGLPVITSRWNGAAEILEEEATGTVLPRSDDVPALAAAMLRWSHRRERVRVDAGRLSLENNVQQTLAILARAARERRQ, from the coding sequence ATGAAACTGGCGCTCATACGCCGTCATTTTGCCGCCACCGGCGGGGCTGAGCTGTACACCCAGCGGCTCTGTGAAGCGCTCGTCAGGGAAGGCCATGAAGTGCATCTCTTCGCGGAAACCTGGCCGGCGGCGCTGGCGGAAAAAGGGGGAGCTGGCTTCCATTCCGTGCCGGTGAGCGGGAGGCGGGCGCAACGCCCGTGGCGGTTTGCCCAGGCTGTGCAAGCGGAGCTGAGCCGGCATTCGTTTGATTGCGTGTTCAGTTTGGAGCGCACCCTTGGCCAGGATGTTTACCGCGCCGGAGATGGCCTGCATCGGGTCTGGCTGGAGCGCCGTCGCGCGGCCGCGCCGTGGTGGAAAAAATGGTGGGTGGGCCGGGGCGGGTTCCATCGCTGCATGCTTCGTCTGGAAGCCCAGGTGTTCCACCCCGGTCACACGGGCCAGGTGATTGTGAATTCTGAGATGGTGCGCCAGGAAATTCTCGCCCATTTTCCCTTCCCGGCCGAGCGCATCCATCTGGTCCGCAACGGAGTGGAGGTGGAGCGTTTCCAAAAAGGGAATCGGGCCCTGTTCCGCCAGCGCTGGCACATTGCGCCTGAGGCGTTTGTGCTCCTGTTTGCCGGGTCGGGGTGGGAACGCAAAGGCCTGCCGTGGGTGCTGGAGGCCTTTGGCCGGGTGCGCCGGTCTGACTGGCAATTGGTGGTGGCCGGCAAGGGGCGCATTCCCTGGCTGCGGCCCGCGCAGGTGATTTTCACGGGGCCGCTCGCCGATATGGAAAACGCCTATGCCGCCGCCGACGTGCTGGTGCTGCCGCCGCTCTATGAACCCTCGGCCAATGTCGTCTATGAAGCCCTGGCCGCCGGCCTGCCCGTCATTACCTCACGTTGGAATGGGGCCGCTGAAATCCTCGAAGAAGAGGCTACCGGTACGGTGTTACCGCGCTCGGATGATGTGCCTGCCCTGGCGGCGGCCATGCTCCGGTGGAGCCACCGCCGTGAACGCGTGCGTGTGGATGCCGGCCGGTTATCTTTGGAAAACAATGTGCAACAAACCCTGGCCATTTTGGCACGCGCGGCCCGGGAGCGCCGGCAATGA
- a CDS encoding glycosyltransferase family 2 protein yields MKISLCIITLNEEANLPRCLASSAPLVDEMVIVDSGSTDRTEAIARQYGAHWVPHQWLGYVRQKNLALSLASLPWVLSLDADEALSPELAGEIKALKATEPPAEVAGYDMPRCVFYEGRWIRHGDWYPDRLVRLFRKDRARFTGGQVHERLEVEGEVRHLRGDIYHYSFKDAADHRARSEHYARLWAASQRAAGRTAGPLAPYYHAAFRWLRGYVLRAGFLDGPQGWRIASLCARETFLKYQWLRRNPTP; encoded by the coding sequence ATGAAGATTTCCCTCTGCATCATCACGCTGAACGAAGAGGCCAATCTGCCGCGGTGTCTGGCGAGCAGCGCGCCCCTGGTGGATGAAATGGTCATCGTGGATTCCGGCAGCACGGACCGCACGGAGGCCATTGCCCGCCAGTATGGCGCCCATTGGGTGCCCCACCAATGGCTGGGATACGTGCGCCAGAAAAACCTGGCCCTTTCGCTGGCGAGCCTGCCCTGGGTGCTGAGCCTGGATGCAGACGAGGCTTTATCGCCCGAGCTGGCCGGGGAAATCAAGGCGTTGAAGGCCACGGAGCCGCCAGCCGAAGTGGCAGGTTACGACATGCCCCGCTGCGTGTTCTACGAAGGCCGCTGGATTCGCCACGGCGATTGGTACCCCGACCGGCTGGTGCGCTTGTTTCGCAAAGACCGCGCCCGGTTCACCGGCGGCCAGGTGCATGAACGGCTGGAGGTGGAGGGCGAAGTGCGGCATCTGCGCGGGGATATTTATCATTACTCCTTCAAAGACGCCGCCGACCATCGCGCCCGCAGCGAGCACTACGCCCGCCTGTGGGCGGCCAGCCAGCGCGCCGCCGGCCGCACGGCTGGACCGCTCGCCCCCTACTATCACGCGGCGTTTCGCTGGCTCCGCGGTTATGTCCTGCGCGCCGGGTTCCTGGATGGCCCGCAAGGGTGGCGCATTGCTTCCCTCTGTGCGCGGGAAACTTTCCTCAAATACCAGTGGCTGCGGCGCAATCCAACCCCCTGA
- a CDS encoding peroxiredoxin encodes MQKNAPDHGTMIYLGGALLALAVLSTSLVAADPALKVGARAPEFTGHDAQGKEWKLSEHLRRGAVLLYFYPKDNTPGCTRQACGLRDRMGDLQKAGVTVVGISFDSAESHQKFIAEHQLNFTLLADPAGKIADLYGARIPGQNMARRVSFLIGPDGVIRHLTDTPKAETHLEEMTAAVRALKK; translated from the coding sequence ATGCAGAAGAATGCTCCTGACCACGGCACGATGATATATTTAGGAGGCGCCCTCCTGGCGCTGGCCGTCCTCAGCACTTCCCTCGTCGCGGCGGACCCCGCGCTGAAAGTGGGCGCCAGGGCGCCCGAGTTCACCGGCCACGATGCTCAGGGCAAGGAATGGAAACTCAGTGAACATCTGCGCCGGGGGGCGGTGCTGCTGTATTTTTATCCCAAGGACAACACCCCCGGTTGCACACGGCAGGCCTGTGGGTTGCGGGACCGCATGGGTGATTTGCAAAAGGCGGGGGTCACCGTGGTGGGCATCAGTTTTGATTCGGCGGAGAGTCATCAAAAATTCATCGCGGAACATCAGCTCAACTTCACCCTGCTGGCTGACCCCGCAGGGAAAATCGCCGACCTTTACGGCGCCCGCATTCCGGGCCAGAACATGGCGCGGCGGGTGAGTTTTTTAATTGGCCCAGACGGCGTCATCCGCCATCTCACCGATACGCCCAAAGCCGAAACGCATCTGGAGGAAATGACCGCCGCCGTGCGGGCCCTGAAAAAATGA
- a CDS encoding superoxide dismutase gives MAYQYPNKQEMLLAKVKGKTGKISDKTHEEHLKLYTGYVNKTNAILKELEVLAATLDPANPAHANQIYSEIRSRKVDLTFALGGVINHEIYFMNLGGKGGAPTGKVAELIQQSFGSFDAFKKDLKATGIAARGWVWTGYDPKTGLLFNYIGDAQNTFPVWGVKPILALDVYEHAYYADFYTARAAYIDEFMNYIDWDNVNANLGL, from the coding sequence ATGGCCTATCAATACCCCAACAAACAGGAAATGCTGCTTGCCAAAGTCAAAGGCAAAACCGGCAAAATTTCCGACAAAACGCATGAGGAACACCTCAAGCTCTACACGGGCTACGTCAACAAGACCAATGCCATTCTCAAGGAGCTGGAGGTGCTGGCGGCCACGTTGGACCCGGCCAATCCGGCGCATGCCAACCAGATTTACAGCGAAATCCGCTCCCGCAAGGTGGACCTGACCTTCGCCCTGGGTGGCGTGATTAATCACGAGATTTATTTCATGAATCTTGGTGGCAAAGGCGGCGCGCCCACCGGCAAGGTGGCCGAGCTTATCCAGCAAAGCTTTGGCAGCTTTGACGCCTTCAAGAAGGACCTGAAGGCCACCGGCATCGCGGCCCGCGGCTGGGTGTGGACCGGCTACGACCCGAAGACCGGCCTGCTGTTCAACTATATCGGCGACGCGCAGAACACCTTCCCCGTCTGGGGCGTCAAACCCATCCTCGCCCTCGACGTGTACGAGCACGCCTACTATGCCGACTTCTACACCGCTCGCGCGGCGTACATTGACGAGTTCATGAACTACATTGACTGGGACAACGTCAACGCCAACCTCGGCCTGTAA
- a CDS encoding 3-isopropylmalate dehydrogenase yields MSLKSYNIAVIGGDGTGPEVVREAIKVLDAAAPKFNLKLNYTYYDIGGERYLKTGEVLPDSVLAELRQFPAILLGAIGHPGVKPGILEKGILLRTRFELEQYINLRPVKLYDERFCPLKDKKPEDIDFVVVRENNEGLYTGAGGFVFKGTPNEIAVQESINTRRGVERCLRFAYELAMKRRGGQPWRGLKPEEVKEGKTAQLTLCGKTNVLTYAFDLWERAFIELGKDYPKVKRDYTHVDATTMWFVKNPEWFDVIVTDNMFGDIITDLGAMIQGGMGIAAGGNINPQGTSMFEPIGGSAPKYTGMNVINPLAAICAGQMMLDFLGETKAAAAIEAAVIKVVREKLKSLAAGRMGYSTTEVGDLVANAI; encoded by the coding sequence ATGAGTCTAAAGAGTTATAATATCGCAGTCATCGGTGGTGATGGCACCGGCCCGGAAGTCGTGCGTGAGGCCATTAAAGTTCTGGATGCCGCCGCGCCCAAGTTCAACTTGAAGTTGAATTACACGTATTACGACATCGGCGGCGAGCGGTACCTCAAGACCGGCGAAGTCCTGCCGGACAGCGTCCTGGCCGAGCTGCGCCAGTTTCCCGCCATCCTGCTGGGAGCCATTGGCCACCCGGGCGTAAAGCCGGGAATTTTGGAAAAGGGCATATTGCTGCGCACACGGTTTGAGCTGGAGCAGTACATCAACCTGCGCCCGGTGAAGCTCTACGACGAGCGGTTTTGCCCGCTCAAGGACAAGAAGCCGGAGGACATTGATTTTGTGGTGGTGCGCGAGAACAACGAGGGGTTGTACACCGGCGCGGGCGGGTTTGTGTTCAAGGGCACGCCCAACGAAATTGCGGTGCAGGAGAGCATCAACACCCGCCGGGGCGTGGAGCGCTGCCTGCGGTTCGCTTATGAGCTGGCCATGAAACGCCGGGGCGGCCAGCCGTGGCGCGGCCTCAAGCCCGAGGAGGTGAAGGAGGGCAAGACGGCGCAGCTCACCCTGTGCGGCAAGACCAACGTGCTCACTTATGCGTTTGATTTGTGGGAACGGGCCTTCATTGAGCTGGGCAAGGACTACCCGAAGGTCAAGCGCGATTACACGCATGTGGACGCCACCACCATGTGGTTTGTGAAGAACCCGGAGTGGTTTGATGTGATTGTCACCGACAACATGTTTGGTGACATCATCACCGACCTGGGCGCCATGATTCAGGGCGGCATGGGCATCGCCGCCGGCGGTAACATCAATCCACAGGGCACCAGCATGTTTGAGCCGATTGGCGGCAGCGCGCCCAAATACACCGGCATGAACGTCATCAACCCCCTGGCGGCCATTTGCGCCGGCCAGATGATGCTGGATTTCCTGGGCGAGACCAAAGCCGCGGCAGCCATCGAGGCGGCGGTCATCAAAGTGGTGCGCGAAAAACTCAAGAGCCTGGCAGCCGGCCGCATGGGTTACAGCACCACCGAAGTGGGCGATTTGGTGGCCAACGCCATTTAA
- the folE2 gene encoding GTP cyclohydrolase FolE2 → MHDKQSERDHRQLRIDKVGVRGLRFPVQVLDKARTLQNTIATIGMFVDLPKEFKGTHMSRFIEVLNAHGSVVHVENIPDILYAMQKRLHAETAHLEMEFPYFMVKRAPVSGLPGVMDYTARFDAAACGKDIDFVLTVKVPVTTLCPCSKAISQYGAHNQRGLVTVALRSTATVWIEDVIEMVEQSASSELFALLKRQDEKAVTERAYENPVFVEDLVRNVVVRLNARKEITWYKVEAENYESIHNHNAYACIEKG, encoded by the coding sequence ATGCACGACAAGCAGAGCGAGCGCGACCACCGGCAGTTGCGAATTGACAAGGTGGGCGTGCGCGGTCTGCGCTTTCCCGTGCAGGTGCTGGACAAGGCCCGGACCCTGCAAAACACCATCGCCACCATTGGCATGTTTGTGGACCTGCCCAAGGAATTCAAGGGCACCCACATGAGCCGTTTCATTGAAGTGCTCAACGCCCATGGCAGCGTGGTGCATGTGGAGAACATCCCGGACATTCTTTACGCGATGCAAAAGCGCCTGCATGCCGAAACGGCCCATCTGGAAATGGAGTTTCCGTATTTCATGGTCAAGCGCGCCCCCGTTTCCGGCCTGCCGGGCGTCATGGATTACACGGCGCGGTTTGATGCGGCCGCCTGCGGGAAGGACATTGATTTTGTGCTGACGGTCAAAGTGCCGGTGACCACCTTGTGCCCCTGCTCCAAGGCCATCAGCCAGTATGGCGCCCACAACCAGCGCGGACTGGTCACCGTGGCGTTGCGCTCCACCGCCACCGTCTGGATTGAGGATGTCATCGAGATGGTCGAACAATCGGCCAGCTCCGAATTATTCGCCCTGCTCAAGCGGCAGGATGAAAAGGCGGTGACGGAGCGGGCCTACGAAAACCCCGTCTTTGTGGAGGACCTCGTGCGCAATGTGGTGGTGCGCTTGAACGCGCGCAAGGAAATCACCTGGTACAAGGTGGAGGCGGAAAACTACGAAAGCATCCATAACCACAACGCCTACGCCTGCATCGAGAAAGGTTGA
- a CDS encoding cereblon family protein, producing the protein MSENENILGTAEVLIPRVDPQTSFQSGEGQEQWLCVACHQPVASERERIQVHGAAEHTFVNPAGIRFCILLFGQVSGCLNVGVPTLEHTWFPGCAWSYCLCGRCRSHLGWFYTGARVFVALIRERVVRASLVHN; encoded by the coding sequence ATGTCCGAAAACGAGAACATCCTGGGCACGGCAGAGGTACTCATCCCACGGGTGGACCCCCAGACATCCTTCCAGTCCGGGGAGGGCCAGGAGCAATGGCTGTGTGTGGCCTGTCATCAACCGGTGGCCAGTGAGCGGGAACGGATTCAGGTGCATGGCGCGGCGGAACACACCTTTGTCAACCCTGCGGGCATCAGGTTTTGCATTCTCTTGTTTGGCCAGGTCAGCGGCTGTCTGAACGTGGGCGTGCCCACTCTCGAGCACACCTGGTTTCCCGGCTGCGCCTGGTCCTACTGCCTCTGCGGCCGATGCCGGAGCCATTTGGGCTGGTTTTACACCGGGGCCAGGGTCTTTGTGGCGTTGATTCGGGAGCGGGTGGTGCGGGCTTCGCTGGTGCACAACTAG